The window GAGCAGCCATTCAACGTACTTAGAGTCCTGCAGCTTCTCCAGAGACGCATGGAGGTCCTCTCGAGACTTTGCCGAAATAATCTCCTCAAGAAGACCGTCGTCGACGGGAGGGGCATCCTGGCGAGGGTAGTAAGGGAGCAGGCGGAGGAAAGAGGGTcgaggcagcgcagaagTTGAGGGCGCGGTGGCACATGGAGTGCCGTCTTCAGTCTGCCCGCCCTTGGTCGGCTTTGCTGCATCTGGGACTCCTGTGAGTTTCGAAGACAACTGGGGCAGAGGAAACGGGAACGCGCGgccaggaggcgcgacgaTCTCTGGAATGGACGAATAGATCCGAGGCGGCAGAgtagaagacgaagacgagttTTGAGATGCGGGTCCTTCCGGGGatgcggccgcctccgcgttggCGTCGGATGAGCTGGACGCGCCCGAGTCGCTTCTTCTACTTTCCTGGGCAGTAGTGAGCAATCGTGCCGCATTTGGGTGACTCTCTGACTCGGGAGGAACTTCGCCGCTCCGCTCCTGGAAAGGGCTTTTCCCTGCGTTGGTCGCGCACGCAAAGCTCTCACTGGCTGCCCAGCCATCGGAGCCTCCACGCGCCCCGGACGCCTCatccgcctcttctcccgctcctgccttctccgccgcgtgcctTCTGGACAGGGAAACCCATCGCGGACATCTTGGCACatcctctgcagcagccgccggccGGCTGGGGGGGCTGGCTACCAAAGAgagcccgcgcggcgacaagGAAGCAGGCAGGGATCGAACCCGATGTCCACCCCAGCGGACGCGAGGGAAGAGGAACGCGCACGCCTCAGAAGGCCTGTACCCTGTAGAAGAGCGTCCTCGAAGACAGACAGCTCGCAAAATggacgagcgagaagacagcggaAACGAGAACTGGGGGGGAAGCGAACGAACGGGTACCGGAGCCGCACGTGAACGCTGCCACGCAAGAGAGTCGAAGTCGATATCCGGCGCAGAGTGAGAGACTCCGGATGCAAAAGTGGTCTCAGGGTGGCTCGACACCCCCACTCTTGAccccgcggcgtcctccggAATCCCACGGGAAGCAAAAGAGAGGCTAGACGTCGGGAAGCAGCTGTAGTCAAGGTGGATAGGAGTGAAAGCAGCACTGTGTTGGCGAAGCAGTCGCCCACTGGCAGGTAGACAGACGTTTACAGGAAGAAAGACAAGTaaagcagaggcagacaagacgaggaggcagaggagatgGAGGACGGCGCGACAACCTACTAAGGTGCCCATTAGGAAACGCGATACTGGGACGCGTACACATCTCGCTTCTCGAGGCAGCATCACGAGCGCAAACGCGCCTACAGCAAATCCAGGGTAAAAGGGGCTGACGAGCTAGAGTAGGGCCGAGAAGGACGCATGGAGGCGACAGGCAACTCTCTCCTCGCACTGTTTCACGGACGGCCAATAGGAAGGGTGGTGCATCCAGTCAAGAAAGAAGCTGCTCCAAGCCTGCACCGCCCCCCTCCGTCTTCGCTGCATGGTGAGAGCTGATACGATCACGAACAGCATTCATACGCGACACTGACGCGTGGACGATGATACAGGCATCTCAACGAGGCAACCGCCTCGAGGGCATGCACAGCAGGAGCGCTGGCCTAAGACACCCTGGGCAGCGGGTCTGCGCAACGGAGTTAACAACTACGAGGTCTCATCCAGACCGCTGAAACAAGCAAGGGAGACCATGGCCGTACCAATGAGAATGGACGGCAAGTCCGGGAGCTGGAACCGTGCAACTGGGTTGCAGCCGAGAATTTCGATGGCAGACACCAGTGTCAGCGCCGGCTTGCCACACAGCAACACCAGCAGGACGTGACGCGGTCTGTCCTTCGATACCAACCGTTGTCTTCGTTCCGAATAGACTGCAAAAGAAAATCTTCGGTCGCAGTTAACGAGACTGTCTGGGAAGTTTGTACAAAGCGCTCGCGGGATAGCGATACAGCATGCACACACACGGGGCCAGTCACTCGTCTAGACGGCGTCGATGCACACCTGTGCAAAGTTGCCCGTCGCCTGTTTTACCTCGGTGTGCTCGTGTTATCCAGGCTAAGTCATCGCCGTACCCGCGCGCCACTGAAAAAACAGAAGGATTCGTGCTTGGTTCGCACATTAGCTCTTGCTTGTCGGCGTACGGATCTTCATGGCCTTCTGCGGTACGCTCTAGGTACGCGGCCCGCGAGGACCAAGTAAACTCGGCATGCATTCAACTTGGGAGGGATACTGTCGCTCGAGTTCGCGGTGAATGGAGGCTACACGGAAGAGCAGAACTTCATCCACGAAGATGACCCTGTTTTTCGTCCAGGAGCTGCGGCATGTCTGACCGCGGCAGGTTTCGAAGGAGTTTCTGGGGCCGTCTGTCACCCGTAGTGGTGCTTTTGGATGGACGCCTACTCTCAACGAGCAAGGACTTTCTTTTGTAACTAACGTCTGCattcgctgctgcttctaCCCCTtccccgtcgcgcgcctcgactgCCGGCTTAGCAGACCGCAGTCATGTCTGGGAACCCGACCGGCTTCAGTCAGCCTCGTTGAACAGAGATGACTTACTGGTCGGTGATGTCACTCGCCACAAGCGCTCGGATGGGAGAAGTCTAGGCAAGGGTGGTTGGTTGGGTCGGCTGTGCGGCCAGAGGCGCTATGGAGGTGGAAATAAGGTCTTCTCTTGTCTGAATCAACGCACAAGCAGGAACGCGTCCTCTTACAACAGGAGGAATTGCGCGTGCTGGGTGCGGAAATATGGGGCGTTTTCGACTTCTTCAAGCAccgtcgctcgccgtcgtttTCTCTGTGCTGCTGCGAGCGTCTTTCTTTCTGCCCCTGTCGTATTCCAACGCAAGGCGGACTCTGATCCCTTCCTCAacgctggcgcggctcgGGCCCATTTTTGTTCTTGAAAGTGGAGGTGGCATTGAAGTCTCTCCGTACGTCCTTCCTCCAACGCCGGGTTGCCCCCCAGTTCCTGCATCCATAAACCGTCATCGCTTTGTCTTCCATTCACTGTCTTCCGCACCGGGAGAACCTTGTTCATGGCGTCGTCCTGAGTtcaaggccgccgcgccgcttcccTTGCTTTTCCTGCTTCGGTGCGATGCCTCGTTCACTCGGCGCGGCAACGGGAACGCCTACGCGACGAACTGCCGGCTTGAAAACCTCTCCCGCAACCCAGCATCTGCGAGGCAAGCTGCCGAGGCGACAGACGACCTACGTGCGCGTGCTGTGACGCCCCCATTTCTCTATGGGCACATGCTGAGGGAACGCGCAGCACTGACAGCGCTGTCAATGGTGAAGCAGAGGAAATACCAACGTAAGTGTTGACATCGCGTGGTTGAGGTAGTGGACGGAGTATAGCGTCCACCAAGGATGCCGCCGTGACCATGCACCAGGGACGGGAAGTAGGTCGTGGGTTCGACCCGGGCTTTGCTGCGCATTGACAACGCGACAGCCGGAGCTAGGGGAAATGAGGTGCTCGCGTGGATGAGCCGGCTGCCCGCAGCCGATTCTTTCACGCTTGAGGGTTGGTTTGTTTGACCTGGAACTTCCCTGAATCCAGAGTGCTCCTCTCCCGGTAAGAACGTGCGCGATGCTCTATCCGCCTTGGGCCTCTGCGTTGGCGGACTGGGCGTGGCTtgggcgctgcagcagtaGGCCAGTCTCCTTCAGTTGTTTCTCTGTATGTGACTTGTTTTCAGTTGCGACTGACAATCTGCTAGTCGGGCTTCGAGACGCTCAAGTCCAGAGAAATCTCCGTCGGAAGCAGATGATAATGGACTACAAGCCTCTGCGACAGTACTACAAACACAAGGTAGCGCACGCGACTTCAATGGACGAACGACTCGACTGGCACTGCCGGCTTCAACGCCTGCCTCGAGACTCGTCTCCGACGAGATACAGAAATCGATGTAGACTGTGCGGCAGAGCACGGGGGTACTTCCGGTTTTTCGGGCTGTGCCGCCATCACGTGCTAGATATGGTTAGAAATGTCATGCTCCCTGGTTTCACGAAGGCCGAGTGGTAGCCTACAgacccgcgaggcgcgggcgtgtgcggcagcgacgagagTGCAAAACGCGCTGTCATTGCAAGCCAATGGACTTCATGTGGGCATTACTCATCGCTCTTCGCGGTCGTATCGCGGCCGCGAAAGCGTGCCTCACTCTGGCCTTATGGCAAAGCATCGGGACGCTGTGATATGCCTGAGGATAAAGTCGGGTATACCGGTTTCGTGCGCGTGGCGGGCAGAGACTGCTTGACGTGTTTGTCGGATCTCTACGTGCGAATACGTTTTCGTTTTAACTTTGAGGATGTCAGGAGCGCCTCTCGAGTGTATGGTACTCTGAGAGCGCACGTTCCTGGTCGCACCGTGTGTGGCATTCCTGTGTTGTAAGAGTTCATCTGGGCGTGCTTGGAGGATCGGGGGTGGAGACAGACTCAACGCTTGCCAGGGCAGTGTGGACTGATAGATTGGAAAACAAATGCTTCTGTTAAACATGCCGGGGTTatcaggcgcagaggaagaacgGGCATACGTGAGAACGACATCATACAAAAAACATGCGCCCGTAGGACGGTGTCTGTGCGAAACACGAAGGTGCGTCAGAACACCGTTGCCACGCGGCTGATGCTGTTCCCTTCATTTCGACCACAGCGAAAACATGAGCGCCGAGTGGTCGAAATTTTAAAAGTACGCAAAAAAAACTAGTCGGCGACGAAAAGCGCCGTTCCCGATGCTGCACGGAAGCAGCAATCCAAAATCTGCGCTCCTCTAGTCAGAGGAACAAGAAACAAATTCATgcttcctgtctcctccgcacCCTTATTCAGAATAGTGGTACACACCCCACGTGTGTTGCAGCGGATTCCCGCAGACGTCCGTGATCTtctgtctgctgcagcgatTCTTGAAGTGTTGACGCGACGCGGTTGTGTCTCGTTGCCGGTAACCACGGCGTTCCCGATTCCATCCGAAATCTGTGAAGTCTCCGTGCGCAAGACGCTGGTAAGACACAAAGCTGAAACTCCGTTTTCGAGACGAAGGGAATCAGTCGTGCGCTGATATTCAAGCCACGAGGGACTCCTCGGCTACCGCTTTGTGGTTGTTTGACGCGAAATTAGCCCGATGCTCGTCGCGCGGATCCATTTGATCAGAATGGAATGACGGGGAGTGAATGTCTTCACGCTGGAGCGGTGACTGTTCCGGTGATTCAGTCGAGAACTGTTGTGGTGGacgtctctcttttctttccaCGCTCGTTCCTCGAAGGATGTCAGAGACCGAGTCCTCGATTTTCATATTGCTATATTCGGCAGTTCGGTAGTGCTGCCGCGGCTTAGCACCTAATTGAGGCTGTGAACGTGCACCACAACGGCAAGGCTTTGCAATAAGCGAGGGATGTGCTGCACGTCGTCAGACCAGTGCGAAGCCTCTGCTCACTCACTCAGTGCGCTGAACAGGCAATGCTGGCAGCAATGCACGCGACATCCAAAAACCAGCCACAACCACAGCCCTATCTAACGGTTTGAGGGGGCACGTCGTGTGTGCCGCTGCGGTAGAACAACTAAATCTCTCAAGGCACGCCTATGCAACAATGCCCTTTGCGGGACTTACTGCAAGAGATGAGGTAGCCAAGTGGCTGCTCCGGAGATAGATTGAAGCGGGGAGCGAGGCCTTGCCAGACACCTTATCATCGGCTGTCTTTTCTCCCTTGCGAGGGCACAGTGTTCTGTCAAGACTGCTGGCTTCCACTGCGGGGCGTGTCGTGTCACGTTTCTCAAAAGGGCCATCGGGGTTTGCGAACGGCGGCTCCCGATTCTTCACGTCTGGCAGTCGGTCGCTTCTTTTTGCATCGGTTTCCACCGTGAGGAAACGGTCGCACTGCAGCATCGAGTGGCATACACACACAGGGCATGCTGGAACAGGTTATGTAGAAGACGGTTGGGCTTCATCTGCTCCTTCGAAGACATGAACTGTTGAAGAACGCACCACGCCCTCTGTTCGTTGCCCAGATATTGCCGTGATTCCCAGACATTTTCCGCATGCTCACTTGTAAGTGGCTTCTGGCGGTACGGTCATACGCGCCAAGCATACGTTTCCAGGTATGGTACGTCGCGTCTCGGTCGAGCTGCTTGTAGTTGATCTCGACGCTTGCGCTACCGCCTTTTCGGCAGGTACAGAATTCCATTTTGCCGTCGATTGCTTGCCAGCGTGTTTGAaagtgtctcctctgctcaTCGAGATCTCCTCCGCACACCCGCAAATGGGATCTCTTGCTCCGCCGAACGGCGGGATACGTTGGCATCCCTGCCTCAGTCCTTTCGCCTTCGAAGCATGTAGGATATCGCTCATTATACTGTGCTCCCGTGTACGAAAGAAGTTGTTTGACTCCGTCGCTCGAACCCTTCGCAGGATCGATCCTTTTGCGGGTATGCTGTTGAATCTCAGTCATGCGGCCTGCTTCGACTCCAGCCATCCCAGAGCAGCCGGCGTAGTCCATATGCACGCCCCTTGGTCGTCGATGTTCCGGGAAAATCCCGTCGCACGCATCGTCGATGAGTTCTCCATTAATGTTGGGTCTCACCGGGGACGAAGGCTTTCCTGCGTAGTCGGTAAGATCGCAGCAGTAGCGAGGCCCCCTGTCCGGGACAGACATCGCGTGTGTTCGATCCACAGATGTTGTCATTTTCCCCAGGTGCGCTGAGAAGTCTACTCCGTCGGAAAAGAAGGGATACAGCGTTTCACAATAAGCCTCGGCCAAGAGAGAGGCACAGAAGCATGTCTTGTCGAAAACAATCCTCAGCAATGAAAGATTGCGTGAGCTGCGAACAGCATCGACTCAACGTGGGGATGGAGACCGCACAGTCTACATTGACTGCAGGAAGCCAAGTTTAATTTCTACGCTGTAGTCGGCGTGTCTCGAAATGGGGGTGATGCCGCCAACAGTTTCGCAGGGTTGAACCACCACAAAATGTATGTTGCACAAGAGCGAGTTTTCTCAAGTTCTGGGCACCTCGTTCCCGCGCTGGACGATTTATCTGGCAACCGCACTTCCCGAAGAACGTGATCAGCTGATAAGGATTCTAAGCAGTGTGGCAGGGGACCATCCACCAATTTCGACTCAGCTGGGCAAGTCGTTTCAATCAGAGGCGTCAGCGATGGCACTGAGCCACGGCAAAATGACTTCAACAAAAGTggaagcggaagcagagagccTCGTAGAAAGTGATACGTGACAGCGAAGGACCGCCTTGAGTGAGCGCGGCATCGTTCGACGGGCCGTGCAACCGTGGCCAATTCCTGGTCGTAGGCGCTCTGGAGGAAGGTTCCGAATCGCTgtttgccttcttctctgcacGAGCTAGTGCTCGACGTGCGGGACCAGAGTATCAGGGGGACCGTGTCTCGACCGGCGTAGCTAGTCCAGCTGGGCAAGGTCACGGTACTGTGCAGCGCGCACGACACAGTGCTACCACAGCTCCTCGGGGctagccgccgctgcctgcagcgcccATCTGATACTGGAATGGGTCCTGCGTTGCTGTATTGATTTTCCTGTTGGATAGTGTCAAGGCCACCCCATCGATTTTTGTGTCTCTTCTTCAAACAGTGGTAAGCAGTAATTAGCAACCCTCCCTTCGAGATCAGCTGGGACGAGTAGAAAGGGCACTCGCAAacgagcgtcgccgcctttgCAAGGCGCAGACAAGGATCCGAAAACAGCAAGCTCTGACACAGTGTCGGTCGGTTTTTCGTCGATTCTCGTATGTTTGCAAGTCCAGTTGCGTTCTTTCTGAGACATTAGGGGTAGGTATTTCTGTAAGCTACTCGTGAGGGACGCTCTGGTTGCGTCTTGAGGCTCTCTCGTTGGCTGGCCACGTACTACGCTCGACCCGATTGTTGTCTAGCTAGTAGACGCTCCGGCACGCCTTCGCCGAATAGAAGTCACACGACTCGTGCACAACTCCGAAACGCGCCCGTAGCACTCGGTGAGACAAATTGCGTTCGATCCAATGGCATTAGCCCGCCTTGTGCTGGAATCCTCGTGGATCGTGGCGTTTGTGTACTACCGTCCGCTACAGTCGGTAGTGGTAAGGCGTTATCGGAGGGGGTTTCGCCACAGTTTCTAAATGCTTTGACGCCTTATAGGTCGGCATCTCCTGGATCGCAGTATTATTGTTGCAGAACCGCAATGCTACGGTAGTTTGTCCGGGTCCGCGTATTGTTTTGCTTTTTGCAGGCCCACAGAGGAAGCATCGAAACTCGCCTACTTGAGTCGCCCCCGAAGCACATCAGGCATTCGCCGGGACACCGCGCAACGCCAGGTGGTACTCCGATCCCTGCGTAAAGTTATTTTACCCATTTAAAATTTATTTTGCATGTCTTGGAGTGCCGTCTTTGATGTCATCTTTAAATCAACAGACTGTCAGATTTGATACGCTTGAGCCCTTCCCACTTACGTGAACGGTTCGATGGCATTTTCTTGTCTCGCACGAATCTAGCCCGTGGCGACTTCCGTGGTTGCCAGCGATACAATCCAGTTTGGCTTGGGCCTGTCAGCAACCGCGACCGCTCTCTGGGGCCATTCGTCGCCGAAGTGCACCAGCCGTCTTCAACTATCTGAAGGTTCAGGCTATGGCGACCCTAGATTTTGCTTCGCCTATCTTCACTCCTTCAGGAGGGAAGTGTCGCCCGAGAGCATCTAGCCCTGCCCTCGGTTCGCCGGCGGATGCCGATCGTGACACATCCTCTTCCAACTGTGTAGTGTTGCGAGCGGCAGGAGTCTCCAGTAAAAGGCTTTCTCAACGTCTGATCGGTTCTCAGCCTCCAGTCGACGAAGCCCATGTCGCGCGAACTGCGTATCAGTACACTGGAGCCATTGCGGGTGCGCGTGACAATGTCGGGACCGTTTTACGAAACCCTTTCCCTGGGGAGCCGGCCGATCCTGTTGCTGCCGTGCTGGAGCGTGGACGCGTGGACGACTATGCTGGCATGCGAAGCGATGGAATAAATGAATTAAAAGCCCCCTCACACGGACGGGGGAagggcgcggaagacggcaTGCAGCATATAGAAGAAATGAATCAATTTTTGTCGCCGATGCTCTTGGGCATCAGGGGCAAACGATTGGAGCTGCAGCTGAGTTTCAAGACCCGCGCGTCGCAGCTCAGTTACAGGAGCAGTACAAGCCGAGGACTCGCAACCTGAAACCGTACTACGGCCCAGAGGAGCTAAACAAAGCATTCTGCACAAAGTTCCAGGTGGTTGATAAAGCGTCCGGACGGACAGATATCATGACAGCCAGGCGACCTGGCTCGGCGAACGCGGTGGTCAATCTCAGTGCCTTCGATGCATATAGCATGAGGACTCCCAAGCTCTCGAGCGCCCTCAAGCAAATAAGCAGCATTGAGAACAGCCCTCTGGTACGTATATTGTTCCAGTCTCCCTTTGCAGCGTTTTCGGCATGCCATAGATGCTTTTAAAGGGAATTGTCGGTTACCTCAGAACGTCGTGCCCTGTCCTGTGCTCATGCGTTTTCTGCTACCAGGGGTTGATGCCGCGTCCGGGAGCGGAATCTTCTGAGAAGACCGCACGCCCATCCGCAGGTGCCTGCATGAACAGAAGCCAGCTTCATTGCAAGGATGTAagtcgctttttttctcgtttgGTTCTCCTGACGCCTGTTTTGGAGAAAACTGTCAAGGCCGCCCCCACCTGTCAACCAGTATACAAGTTTTGGCGACGTTAACCGCGCAGATCAGTGTGAGAGCTGGCATAGATGTCGTCTAGGGAGTGAGTTGCGTTGTCAGGGGAACGGATATACTGCCGTGCTGACTGTGAACTATGTGGTGGGGCGGCTGCGATGATGCGGAAAGTGTCTCACTCGCTTATGTCTGCCCCGCAGAGTTGGCTTGCTCCCGACGAAAACGcctcgacgcggagacatCTTGGAGAGAGTAAGCGCCACGTGGCGCTTTTTTGGGCTCAGCGGCCCACTGGCACAATTCTGCAGCACGTCTCATCTCCAAAGCGTCCCCTTCCGTCGCGGTACACTGTGGCACGCCAACTGCACTCTGTTGCGTCAGACCTGCGCCCCGACCATCCGCCTGTGCATGAAGCTCACAGAAAGCGCGAACATGTATCCATGGACAGCACACAGCTTGAAGAGGATCAGAACCACCGTTTGCCCCCCCCGTGCGTTGACTTCGAGAACCCTTCCGACTTCCACCAGCGCCAGCGAGAAACAAAGATTCACGAGTACAGTCAGCAGCTCAAATCTTACGATAATGCCCGTCGTGCGGCCATCGAAGTCGAACGTCAGCAACTTGCTGACGAGGAGCGCTATTACCAGGCGCAGCTTCAACACTACGAGAgggagcgccagcggcaggaAGCGCAAGACAAAGCAATGGAAAGACTCCAGCAGGAATACTACAAAGGACCGTTTGAAAAAAAATCAGTTCCGGAGTATCCCTTCAAAAGGGACCCACAGCATTGAGGCGGATGCCTCGTGGCTGGAACGCAGATCGAGTCGGCCACCACGGAAGGAAGAAGTTATACCCTTAGGGTGAGAAATTAAGGGGGCGCGCTCAGTGCAGATGGGTTCATAAACAACGTGGTCTTACAGAGTTGGAGCCTACTGCCTGATCGCTCAGTCATCCGCGACAGCCTGTGTACAGGGGCCAAGCAGCCGAATGTGGACTCCTTTAACTGGAAGAGGGGGAGGTGCGAATACCGTGTGTAGCATTCTCTAGGTATCGTGCCAACCGCACCGCACGTATGTCAACTGTCGATCAGCATGGGAGTACGGCGCACGTTTCTTTTCGGTCTCGTGCATGTTGTGGAGTAGGTACACTCGCGTTTGCTACAGTGTGTTTGTAATAATTGCTAGAGCCAATCGTTATAGATACGCCTGAAGGCGCCGATGGTGTCCAGCGGTTTCACTAGGGATATTTTTCTACTCGATGTGTTGCATCGCGATTTGGTCGCAACCATCTACTCTTCGGAAATCAAATGAAAATAAATGCGACGGGCCAAGGCCGTCGCACTCACCTCTCAGGCCGGGTATCCTGTCAGCACTTTTGCCCTTCTCACACAACACAGCGAATGTCCCACACGTGGACGAGCGCGTCCTGAGTGTGAGCCACACACACCCCGGAGCCCCGCTTGTGTTTACATGTTTTTACGCCATTGGCTGCTTCCAAAATCATAGCCGGGTCTGTAGTACTGGTGCGAGGCTGCCCTCTCTAGCACGGCAAATGAGAGAAAAAGACTCAGTACGGGCAGCAGCTCAAATCTTACGCTCATGCCCGTCGTGGGGCCATCGAAATCGGACGTCAGCAGGTAGTGTTGGCTACGGTGCTTGTGCGCGGTTTTGAGGGGCTTCTGTTGTCGCCCTTCGCAGTGATCCGCATTTCTTGCGTCGACATAAACTTATTCGCATCTGCCATGTTTCATATTAGACGGTGTGTAACAGTCATTAAGCCACAACATACGTATCTGCCGCACGGTTTTCGAACAACAGAATACACGCAACAGAATAGGTACCTGTTGAAGTACACAACTTTGGGACGAGGAATAAATATGACACCCAGTGCCGGAACGGCGGAGAACGAACACAAAGGGACTCTCTGCCTGCGGGTCTGAAAGACGGTGTGTGTCACAGTGTCCATGGTCACTCTGGCCAGAGAACGCCTTCTAACGCACGCCAGCGCGACGGCAGTCTACAAAGGGTTCACACAATCTGGAGTGCTACAAAGAATGTAGCGACACCAAACATACACAAAAGCAAGTTGTTCACCCGCCCTAAGCCGTGAGGCAGGTATGCATTTTGTACTGCGATACTAAGTACAACACCGGGACATGCCCCTGACGTCTACAAACTGGTATCTCTCAGCTCTTCAATAGCGCCTCCCTCGGATGAAGCGCGGCGTCTATCAATCGCGACTTCCTCGGTACGTCCGCACACACCGAAGGCGGGCACGCTTTGGCTGTTCTGCGTAATCACTATTCGAGGTCAGTGGTTCACTCGTGGCCCTCTGGCCATCTACCCAATTGTCTGTCGTCCCTTCTCCCCGGCAATGAGTACCGCAATGCGGCCTCAAAACTAAAACGATGAACGTGCGTTGCATGTACATCAAAGCCTAGGATGGACCCTTATTGGTCACCCGGggtctctgcgtgtgccgcTTCTCGCCAAATCACCTCACTTTCCTCCAAATCTTGCAAGATCGGCAAAATCCACTGATCGAGGAGCTTCGATACAAGGTGGCACTTTTTGTCCTCCTGGCAAAGGGAATGATACATGTCCTGAACCAACCAAAGCGCCGTGCGCGCGTTGTTGTCGCCGCTGGTTGCCGCTCCGTAACGGAAAAACAGGCGCATGTAATCTTCAGGCTTTTGCTTGCGCAGGCGTTCCACTTCCTCCACTGGTACCTTTTGACCATCTTCGTCCACAATTACGCCTTGCGCCCGTCTCCAGCGCTTCTTCTGAGTGTAGAGTATCGGCTCTGTGGCAGGTTTTTCAATCGGCTCCCCACCCGCGATGCAGTTCAGAAGCCAGTTGCGCTGCTCAGTCTTCTGTCTtgccttttctttttcgGCACACTCACGCTCCTCGATCTCGTCAATCATGGCCTTCACTGCATCCGTCGCTTCCATCATGACTATCTTGTCTACCAGCCTCACCTTCGCCTCAACTACATCGACGCGTTTTACTCGGGTGCTAGACACTCCACAGCAAGCCAAAAGCCCAGTACCTCTCGCAGGAACCTCTTTTACCCACTTGACTTCTTCCACGCTAACGAAATCACCTTTCTCCTCTTGGTCTGCCAGCGAGTCAGCCCGCACCATATACGCGGGTCGAACAGTCGTACCGAAACGCACCAAGTCATCTTCGA is drawn from Besnoitia besnoiti strain Bb-Ger1 chromosome VI, whole genome shotgun sequence and contains these coding sequences:
- a CDS encoding hypothetical protein (encoded by transcript BESB_067490), producing MALARLVLESSWIVAFVYYRPLQSVVGQTIGAAAEFQDPRVAAQLQEQYKPRTRNLKPYYGPEELNKAFCTKFQVVDKASGRTDIMTARRPGSANAVVNLSAFDAYSMRTPKLSSALKQISSIENSPLGLMPRPGAESSEKTARPSAGACMNRSQLHCKDSWLAPDENASTRRHLGESKRHVALFWAQRPTGTILQHVSSPKRPLPSRYTVARQLHSVASDLRPDHPPVHEAHRKREHVSMDSTQLEEDQNHRLPPPCVDFENPSDFHQRQRETKIHEYSQQLKSYDNARRAAIEVERQQLADEERYYQAQLQHYERERQRQEAQDKAMERLQQEYYKGPFEKKSVPEYPFKRDPQH
- a CDS encoding putative ribosomal protein RPS14 (encoded by transcript BESB_067470), which encodes MLYPPWASALADWAWLGRCSSRPVSFSCFSVCDLFSVATDNLLVGLRDAQVQRNLRRKQMIMDYKPLRQYYKHKVAHATSMDERLDWHCRLQRLPRDSSPTRYRNRCRLCGRARGYFRFFGLCRHHVLDMVRNVMLPGFTKAEW
- a CDS encoding hypothetical protein (encoded by transcript BESB_067480) codes for the protein MTTSVDRTHAMSVPDRGPRYCCDLTDYAGKPSSPVRPNINGELIDDACDGIFPEHRRPRGVHMDYAGCSGMAGVEAGRMTEIQQHTRKRIDPAKGSSDGVKQLLSYTGAQYNERYPTCFEGERTEAGMPTYPAVRRSKRSHLRVCGGDLDEQRRHFQTRWQAIDGKMEFCTCRKGGSASVEINYKQLDRDATYHTWKRMLGAYDRTARSHLQCDRFLTVETDAKRSDRLPDVKNREPPFANPDGPFEKRDTTRPAVEASSLDRTLCPRKGEKTADDKVSGKASLPASIYLRSSHLATSSLAPQLGAKPRQHYRTAEYSNMKIEDSVSDILRGTSVERKERRPPQQFSTESPEQSPLQREDIHSPSFHSDQMDPRDEHRANFASNNHKAVAEESLVA